One genomic segment of Catalinimonas alkaloidigena includes these proteins:
- a CDS encoding AraC family transcriptional regulator, which translates to MKPILEKLTPEPECSFVLQKDSFPYYPTPWHYHPEYELVLVQKSSGKRIIGDHISYFSDGDLTLLGPNLPHVFDNDPAYYEKNSTLRAEAIVIHFAEDFLGKGFFILPEMAKVKKLLNASRQGLQIEGESKNEIAFRMEKMLRLSPPLRLTELLNILIHLAQTEAYTTLASPGFVQHYGNANAERLDPVLAYMMQHFTEDISLEDVAELANMSPQSFCRFFKHCTRKTFLAFLNELRVGYACRLISDNRYNISEVCYKSGFNNLSNFNRQFKRVMQKTPSEYKREYV; encoded by the coding sequence ATGAAGCCTATACTGGAAAAGCTGACACCTGAGCCGGAATGTTCTTTTGTCTTACAGAAAGACTCTTTTCCTTATTACCCTACACCCTGGCATTATCATCCTGAATATGAGCTGGTGCTGGTACAAAAGAGCAGCGGTAAGCGGATCATCGGAGATCACATTTCCTACTTCTCTGATGGAGACCTGACATTGCTGGGCCCCAACCTTCCTCATGTATTTGATAACGATCCGGCATACTATGAGAAAAATTCCACGCTAAGAGCTGAAGCGATTGTCATCCACTTTGCTGAAGACTTTTTAGGTAAGGGCTTTTTTATACTGCCTGAGATGGCCAAAGTCAAAAAGCTGCTCAACGCTTCCCGGCAAGGCTTGCAGATTGAAGGAGAGAGCAAAAATGAAATTGCTTTTCGCATGGAAAAGATGCTTCGCCTTTCTCCTCCTTTGCGGCTCACAGAATTGCTGAATATACTAATACACTTAGCCCAGACAGAAGCCTACACTACTTTAGCGAGTCCGGGCTTTGTGCAGCATTATGGCAACGCCAATGCGGAACGGCTGGACCCAGTGCTTGCCTACATGATGCAGCATTTTACAGAAGACATCTCTCTGGAAGATGTCGCTGAGCTGGCGAATATGTCTCCTCAGTCTTTTTGCCGATTCTTCAAACACTGCACCCGCAAAACTTTTCTTGCCTTTCTCAACGAATTACGCGTAGGTTATGCCTGCCGCCTGATCAGTGACAACCGATATAATATTTCAGAAGTCTGTTATAAAAGCGGGTTTAACAACCTTTCTAATTTCAACCGGCAGTTTAAGCGCGTAATGCAGAAAACACCTTCGGAGTATAAGCGGGAATATGTTTAG
- a CDS encoding MFS transporter: MYKLLSLYRNAYAGLSEAAWMLAVVMLINRAGSMVLPFLSIYLTDALGFGIGETGIMLATYGLGAMAGSLLGGWLSDKISNFWVQFLSLTLGGVLFLLLPMITQYEYLLPTLFLASMVVECLRPANTASVAAYSKPENVTRSFSLNRMAINLGFSVGPAIGGLLASRSYELLFYADGISCICAGIFFYFYFRKRTPSEVAPAPIKTALKSSSPYRDGTFMVFVLLTTAYAIVFFQLFNTLPIYYREVHQLSEGTIGLLLGLNGLVVFLFEMLLVNYLEPRVQVMKMIIIGTLLCGLSYALLNFSTGLSLLLVAMFLLSFAEIMAMPFMVTYTIHRASEDNKGAYIGLYSLSWASAFMLAPYLGTRVIDVYGFSILWWSCAGASLLVALLYYFNLKERSVKKLA; the protein is encoded by the coding sequence GTGTACAAATTACTGTCTTTATACCGAAATGCTTATGCCGGGCTGTCAGAGGCGGCCTGGATGCTGGCCGTGGTAATGCTCATTAACCGGGCAGGTTCTATGGTATTGCCTTTCCTGAGTATTTATCTGACCGATGCCCTGGGCTTTGGCATAGGTGAAACGGGGATTATGTTGGCAACCTATGGTCTTGGAGCCATGGCTGGTTCACTGCTGGGAGGCTGGCTGTCAGACAAGATCAGCAACTTTTGGGTGCAGTTTCTAAGCCTCACCCTGGGAGGGGTATTGTTTCTGCTGCTTCCTATGATTACCCAATATGAATATTTGTTGCCCACCCTTTTTCTGGCCAGTATGGTTGTAGAATGTCTACGTCCGGCCAATACGGCCTCTGTTGCAGCCTATTCAAAACCTGAGAATGTGACCCGTTCTTTTTCACTGAACCGCATGGCAATCAATCTGGGGTTTTCGGTCGGCCCAGCCATCGGAGGTTTACTTGCTTCCCGTTCTTATGAATTATTATTTTATGCAGATGGTATTAGCTGTATATGTGCAGGTATTTTCTTTTACTTCTATTTTAGAAAAAGGACGCCTAGTGAAGTAGCTCCGGCTCCAATCAAAACTGCCCTTAAAAGCAGCTCTCCCTATCGGGATGGAACATTTATGGTATTCGTCCTGCTTACTACGGCTTATGCGATCGTATTTTTTCAGCTTTTCAACACTTTGCCAATCTATTACCGGGAAGTACATCAATTGTCGGAAGGTACCATTGGACTGCTGCTGGGGCTTAATGGATTGGTTGTTTTTCTGTTTGAAATGTTACTGGTAAATTATCTGGAACCCAGAGTACAGGTGATGAAAATGATAATCATAGGTACACTGCTATGCGGCCTATCGTATGCTTTGCTAAACTTCAGTACCGGACTCTCATTACTGCTAGTCGCTATGTTTTTGCTGAGCTTTGCTGAAATCATGGCCATGCCTTTTATGGTGACCTATACTATTCATCGTGCGAGTGAAGATAACAAAGGAGCTTATATAGGTTTGTACTCTCTATCCTGGGCCAGCGCTTTCATGCTGGCTCCCTACCTGGGTACCCGCGTAATTGATGTATATGGCTTTAGTATACTCTGGTGGAGCTGTGCCGGAGCAAGTCTCCTTGTGGCACTGCTTTACTATTTTAACCTGAAAGAAAGAAGTGTGAAGAAGCTTGCCTGA
- a CDS encoding DUF3891 family protein yields the protein MIVNPTSQGWEIIFQRAHALLAAKLAYYLANKLRTPEAIWLEMLTSIAEHDDGQTGWKRKNHLTEANAPKDITQQKYNLEQARRVVSESAHKSRWIALMSSLHAYHLHHPFQGDNQEVDQFLEEQKTYQKLLRKSLKISEEESEVAYTVMRWCDECSLILCKSQIPPQDKKLEVGMLPYGTSRFIHQQGDKVSVSPWPFEKKQFEISVEYYSVDQLAFDNDESLRKHLKDQSPNVRCWHFAEHS from the coding sequence ATGATTGTAAATCCTACGTCCCAGGGTTGGGAAATTATTTTTCAGAGAGCACACGCCCTGCTGGCTGCCAAGCTGGCCTATTACTTAGCTAACAAATTAAGGACCCCGGAAGCTATCTGGCTGGAAATGCTCACCAGCATAGCCGAGCATGATGATGGTCAAACTGGCTGGAAAAGAAAAAATCACTTAACAGAAGCCAATGCCCCCAAAGACATCACGCAGCAAAAATATAACCTCGAGCAGGCTCGCAGGGTAGTTTCAGAGTCTGCACACAAATCACGCTGGATAGCCCTGATGTCATCACTACATGCGTATCATTTACATCATCCTTTCCAGGGTGATAATCAGGAGGTAGATCAATTTCTGGAGGAGCAGAAAACTTACCAAAAATTGCTGCGTAAATCGCTGAAAATATCTGAAGAAGAAAGCGAAGTTGCCTATACAGTAATGCGCTGGTGCGATGAATGTTCTCTGATTCTATGTAAATCACAGATTCCCCCCCAGGATAAAAAGCTGGAAGTGGGAATGCTTCCTTACGGCACTTCACGTTTTATCCACCAGCAAGGTGACAAAGTCAGCGTTAGTCCATGGCCTTTTGAGAAAAAGCAGTTTGAAATCTCAGTAGAATACTACAGCGTGGACCAGCTTGCCTTTGATAATGATGAGTCACTAAGAAAGCACCTTAAAGATCAGTCACCGAATGTACGATGCTGGCATTTTGCCGAACATAGCTAG
- a CDS encoding FAD-binding and (Fe-S)-binding domain-containing protein encodes MDNQQLKQLAHTLEGKLHYDHMMRTLYATDASAYQEMPLAVAIPETEVDIIKLIKFADQHRVSLIPRAAGTSLAGQVVGKGIVVDISQTFTNILEINEKESWARVQPGVIRDDLNYYLKDQDLYFGPETSTANRAMIGGMVGNNSCGLHSPIYQTTREHTLEVKAILSDGSKTVFKALTPEEFEKKCSGETAVSELETRIYRTLRDRLSDQAVQDEIRAQFPKKEIKRRRNTGYAIDVLMDSEIFTEGGEAFNMCKLICGSEGSLAFITEIKLNCLPLPPKEVGVACPHFKTIDDSLRANIIAMKHGAGASELMDDHIIERTRANIEYRKYASFIEGSPKAVLMIEFARETREEVDAAIEAMYKEMQENELGYHFPVLYNQDSRDAWNVRKAGLGLLGNVPGDAKAQPVIEDTAVAVSDLPEYIAEFNLTLKKYGLSCVHYAHAGDGELHLRPILNLKTQPGNEMFRTIAQDIAQLVKKYRGSLSGEHGDGRLRAEFIRFMIGDKNYGLIREVKHTWDPKNIFNPGKIVDAPPMNEYLRYMPDHPTPEIDTIFDFSQNLGVLRAAEQCNGSGDCRKTHISGGTMCPSYMATRDEKDTTRARANILRHFLTNSEQPNRFAHEEIKEVMDLCLSCKGCKSECPSNVDVGKLKAEFLQHYYDAKGVGFRNRIIGNFTRLTSLAALSPGLYNWSVKNPFTSSILKKITGFAPGRSMPLLHKTTLRKWYQKHKQGNRVALSGFSAPSTTPVGDEYSEMPVKQQTGKGKVYLFCDEFTNYNDTEVGIKAILLLEKLGYEVEIPRHEESGRTYLSKGMLRKAKAIAQKNISYLKDIVSEQTPIIGIEPSAILTLRDEYVDLTRGKEQEAAKSIAEHTYLFDEFVAREIDKGNITKEAFTKEKKVIKLHGHCHQKALSSLVPTKKMLSLPENYEMHMIPSGCCGMAGSFGYEKEHFDVSMQIGELVLFPTVRKQPEEVIIAAPGTSCRHQIKDGTGRIAKHTAEILYEALV; translated from the coding sequence ATGGACAATCAGCAGCTCAAACAACTGGCACATACTCTAGAAGGAAAATTACATTACGATCATATGATGCGTACGCTCTATGCTACGGATGCGTCTGCTTACCAGGAAATGCCCCTGGCAGTGGCCATACCTGAGACAGAGGTAGACATCATCAAACTGATTAAATTTGCTGATCAACATAGAGTGTCGCTGATACCGCGGGCCGCAGGCACCTCACTGGCAGGACAGGTAGTAGGAAAGGGGATAGTCGTAGACATTTCTCAGACATTTACCAACATACTGGAAATCAACGAAAAAGAAAGCTGGGCGAGGGTGCAGCCGGGAGTCATTCGTGATGATCTTAACTACTACCTCAAAGATCAAGACCTTTACTTTGGGCCGGAAACTTCTACCGCCAACCGTGCGATGATAGGAGGGATGGTTGGTAACAACTCCTGTGGGCTGCATTCGCCTATCTACCAGACTACCCGTGAACATACCTTGGAGGTCAAAGCTATATTAAGTGATGGCAGTAAAACGGTTTTTAAAGCACTTACCCCTGAAGAATTTGAGAAGAAGTGTAGCGGGGAAACTGCAGTTAGCGAGCTGGAAACCAGGATCTACCGAACCCTTCGTGACCGCCTTTCTGATCAAGCAGTTCAGGATGAGATAAGAGCGCAGTTTCCTAAAAAGGAAATCAAACGCCGCCGAAATACCGGCTATGCCATAGATGTGCTGATGGACAGCGAGATTTTTACCGAAGGAGGTGAAGCTTTCAATATGTGTAAGCTGATCTGCGGCTCTGAAGGCTCACTGGCATTCATTACTGAAATCAAACTAAACTGCCTGCCCTTACCCCCCAAAGAAGTAGGTGTAGCCTGCCCTCACTTCAAAACCATTGATGATTCTTTGCGGGCCAACATTATTGCCATGAAACATGGTGCCGGTGCTTCTGAGTTGATGGATGATCATATCATAGAGCGTACCCGTGCCAATATAGAGTACCGAAAGTATGCTTCTTTCATTGAAGGTTCACCAAAAGCAGTACTCATGATTGAGTTTGCCCGGGAAACCAGAGAAGAGGTAGATGCTGCCATTGAAGCCATGTACAAAGAAATGCAGGAAAATGAGCTGGGATATCACTTTCCGGTACTCTACAATCAGGATAGCCGGGATGCCTGGAACGTTCGCAAAGCCGGTTTGGGTCTGCTGGGCAATGTTCCGGGAGATGCTAAGGCGCAGCCAGTGATTGAAGACACTGCGGTAGCTGTGAGCGACCTTCCTGAATACATCGCTGAGTTTAACCTTACCCTCAAAAAATACGGTTTATCCTGTGTGCACTATGCACATGCGGGAGATGGAGAACTCCACCTCAGACCCATTCTTAACCTGAAGACCCAGCCGGGCAATGAGATGTTTCGTACCATAGCGCAGGATATTGCGCAACTGGTGAAAAAATATCGAGGTTCACTGAGTGGTGAGCATGGTGACGGCAGGCTGAGAGCTGAGTTTATCCGATTCATGATCGGAGATAAAAACTATGGACTTATCAGGGAGGTAAAGCATACATGGGACCCCAAAAATATATTTAACCCGGGAAAAATTGTGGATGCCCCTCCCATGAACGAGTACCTGCGTTATATGCCTGATCATCCAACTCCTGAAATTGACACTATTTTTGACTTTAGCCAGAATCTGGGGGTGTTAAGAGCAGCAGAGCAGTGTAATGGCTCCGGCGACTGTCGTAAGACGCATATTTCAGGCGGTACCATGTGCCCCAGCTATATGGCTACGCGCGATGAAAAAGATACTACCCGCGCCAGGGCCAATATCCTGCGACATTTTCTGACCAATTCTGAGCAGCCCAACCGCTTTGCCCATGAAGAGATCAAAGAAGTGATGGACTTATGCTTATCCTGTAAAGGCTGTAAATCAGAATGCCCTTCTAATGTGGATGTAGGAAAACTGAAAGCTGAGTTCTTACAGCATTATTATGATGCTAAAGGTGTAGGATTTCGGAATCGGATTATCGGTAATTTTACCAGGCTTACTTCATTAGCTGCCTTGAGCCCGGGCTTATACAATTGGTCAGTAAAAAATCCGTTTACTTCCAGCATACTGAAAAAAATAACTGGATTTGCGCCGGGTCGGTCTATGCCGCTCTTGCACAAAACCACTTTGCGCAAGTGGTACCAGAAACATAAGCAGGGTAACAGAGTAGCATTGAGTGGGTTTTCCGCTCCTTCCACCACGCCCGTTGGGGATGAATATTCTGAAATGCCGGTAAAGCAGCAGACAGGTAAAGGAAAAGTCTATTTGTTCTGCGATGAATTTACCAATTACAATGATACTGAGGTCGGAATAAAGGCTATTCTTCTGTTGGAGAAATTAGGCTATGAAGTAGAAATCCCCAGGCATGAAGAAAGCGGAAGGACTTATCTTTCCAAAGGCATGCTGCGCAAGGCAAAAGCGATTGCACAGAAAAATATCAGCTATCTGAAGGATATCGTCAGTGAACAGACACCTATTATTGGCATTGAGCCTTCTGCTATTTTAACGCTTCGGGATGAATACGTTGATCTGACGCGTGGAAAAGAGCAGGAAGCGGCAAAAAGCATAGCTGAACATACTTATCTGTTTGATGAGTTTGTTGCCCGTGAGATAGATAAAGGTAATATTACCAAAGAAGCTTTTACCAAAGAAAAGAAAGTGATTAAGCTGCACGGACATTGCCATCAGAAAGCACTCTCTTCACTAGTACCTACCAAGAAAATGCTGAGCCTGCCGGAAAACTACGAAATGCATATGATACCTTCAGGATGCTGTGGTATGGCTGGCTCTTTTGGTTATGAAAAAGAACATTTTGATGTTTCTATGCAGATAGGTGAGCTGGTCTTATTCCCCACAGTGCGTAAGCAGCCGGAGGAGGTGATCATCGCCGCACCGGGGACAAGTTGTCGCCACCAGATCAAAGACGGAACCGGTCGTATTGCCAAGCATACTGCTGAAATTTTGTATGAGGCACTGGTATAA
- a CDS encoding DMT family transporter, translating to MRNLLLVIPLLVGMGVVIQSGANTQLRAMLGSPFLAALISFSTGALSLLILNIIVGTDPSLLNSEHIMRTRWWMWLGGILGAFFITSVIFIAPIIGPTKLFGLIIASQLIFSVIVDHYGWMGFDVQAINFRKIIGVLLLIAGAFLVQWGKEG from the coding sequence ATGCGAAACTTACTTTTAGTGATTCCTTTGCTGGTAGGCATGGGAGTAGTGATTCAATCCGGGGCCAATACTCAACTCAGAGCCATGTTAGGCAGCCCTTTTCTAGCTGCTTTAATCTCTTTTTCTACCGGAGCACTCTCACTGTTAATACTGAACATTATCGTAGGTACTGATCCTTCCCTGCTAAATTCAGAACACATTATGCGCACCCGCTGGTGGATGTGGTTGGGAGGCATTTTAGGTGCTTTTTTCATCACCTCAGTCATTTTCATTGCACCGATTATTGGTCCTACCAAGCTATTCGGGCTGATCATCGCCAGTCAGCTCATTTTTTCAGTCATTGTAGATCACTACGGATGGATGGGCTTTGATGTGCAGGCAATCAATTTTAGAAAAATCATCGGCGTACTTTTATTAATTGCCGGGGCATTTCTGGTGCAGTGGGGGAAAGAAGGCTGA
- a CDS encoding RDD family protein — MSSEQLHKKQQFDFSHIVVAEKLQGSKLASFPRRAIAYGLDWLIIILCSEYFVLLFPLMFVFLFFKKRFRTTLVRNRRLLKKNIAIADRKLEEIAIEEKVRNQFRRHMTVYLYVIIYAPVIIAAIILFSFMLSFISEDTYQAAKASLINNLTWLTRPLSDMNDALGLVVSFFGAFVYFTFFTWRWQGQTPAKRFLKIRVVKLNGNEISLWGSLERVMGYTASASLIGLGFFQYFWDRNRQTTHDKITETIVVDN; from the coding sequence ATGAGTTCGGAGCAACTACATAAAAAACAACAATTTGATTTTAGCCACATTGTAGTTGCTGAAAAGCTACAAGGCAGCAAATTGGCCAGTTTTCCTCGCAGGGCCATCGCTTACGGCCTGGACTGGCTGATCATCATATTATGCTCTGAGTACTTCGTACTACTATTTCCACTCATGTTCGTTTTCCTTTTTTTCAAAAAAAGATTCCGTACCACACTGGTGAGAAACCGCCGGCTGCTGAAAAAAAACATAGCCATTGCTGACCGTAAGCTGGAGGAAATCGCCATCGAAGAAAAAGTAAGAAATCAGTTCCGTCGCCACATGACTGTCTATCTGTACGTGATTATCTATGCTCCTGTAATAATCGCCGCTATCATCCTCTTTTCATTTATGCTGAGCTTTATTTCTGAAGATACATACCAGGCAGCAAAAGCATCACTTATCAATAACCTTACCTGGTTAACACGCCCGCTGAGTGACATGAATGATGCGCTTGGACTGGTGGTCAGCTTTTTCGGTGCCTTTGTGTATTTTACTTTTTTCACCTGGCGATGGCAGGGGCAGACTCCCGCCAAACGTTTTTTGAAAATACGGGTGGTAAAGCTGAATGGCAATGAAATTTCTTTGTGGGGAAGTCTGGAGCGGGTGATGGGTTATACTGCCTCAGCTTCCTTAATAGGCCTGGGTTTCTTTCAGTACTTTTGGGACCGCAACCGTCAGACGACACACGATAAGATTACAGAAACCATAGTGGTAGACAACTAA
- a CDS encoding amidohydrolase family protein — MIKKIGILVTCLCFWQLTYAQDDIYPVNDVRDNRPGIYLFQDATIITDYQAKLENASLLIRDGFVEAVGTNISAPEGARVVDLKGKYIYPGFIDLYSDYGLSDLPKGSTFSWGSAEKLGTQKEGAFSQNDALKAQYNALEDFTVKDEEAKVYRANGFGAVLTNKRDGLARGSSALVSLGNEKENKTVLKAPAAAHYSFDKGSSSQYYPVSKMGFIALLRQTYMDAEWYQSANNKDYTDNTLEAWIDLQNLPQIFDAPGWLQILRADQLGDEFGKQYIIRGNGDEYQRLQALKATNATLIVPLNFPDPYDVSDPYEARYVDFKDMKHWELAPANLGMLAAQGIEFCITSDGLKEKNDFLKNLRKAVAYGLSEEDALKALTYTPARLIHAENQLGSLKEGAVANFFISSGNIFEDDAVIYENWIQGRMYKQADKDAPDLSGVYTLNVGNDTYNMTVSGKPGKQEFKLVNGDTIKVDVTLRGDMITLNFAPAPESDQTVRLSGWIDGDDLQGRGELADGSWVDWQASYQNALEDESGDESGEEEESINLDELTAITYPFLPFGNEELPESKSYLIKNATVWTNEEAGIMENADVLVSDGKIAEVGENLTASGAVEIDGTGKHLTSGVIDEHTHIAASSINDVATVSAMVRMQDVLESNDINIYRQLSGGVTAAQLLHGSANPVGGQSALIKMRWGVSPQELLIEDADGFIKFALGENVKRSSNENSVRYPQTRMGVEQVFEDAFTRAKAYDEEWKAYNALSSREKANAVKPRRDLMLETMAEILNSERFISCHSYVQSEINMLMNLAERFDFRVNTFTHILEGYKVADKMADHGANGSTFSDWWAYKFEVRYAIPYNAALMKLAGVNVAINSDDAEMARRLNQEAAKSVKYGDMSEEEAWKMVTLNPAKMLHLDDRMGSIKAGKDADLVLWSDNPLSVYSQAEKTMVDGRIYYDMEEDQQKREMIEKERARLVQKMQDAKKNGSSTRPASREMQQLWHCDDIHFGHLAH, encoded by the coding sequence ATGATAAAAAAAATAGGGATTCTGGTTACCTGCCTGTGTTTCTGGCAGTTGACCTATGCTCAGGATGACATTTATCCGGTCAATGATGTAAGGGATAACCGACCTGGCATTTATCTTTTTCAAGATGCTACCATTATTACTGATTATCAAGCTAAGCTGGAAAATGCTTCACTCCTCATACGAGATGGATTTGTAGAAGCAGTAGGTACTAATATCAGTGCGCCAGAAGGTGCCAGGGTAGTAGATCTAAAAGGCAAATACATTTACCCCGGCTTCATTGACCTTTACAGTGATTATGGCCTATCCGATTTGCCCAAAGGCAGCACTTTCAGTTGGGGTAGTGCCGAAAAGCTGGGGACACAGAAAGAAGGAGCTTTCAGCCAGAATGACGCGCTTAAAGCACAATACAATGCGTTAGAAGATTTTACCGTTAAAGATGAGGAAGCCAAAGTGTACCGTGCAAATGGATTTGGAGCTGTACTTACCAACAAAAGAGACGGCCTTGCCCGTGGTTCTTCTGCGCTGGTCTCCTTAGGAAATGAGAAAGAAAACAAGACAGTGCTCAAAGCTCCGGCGGCAGCCCATTATTCTTTTGACAAAGGAAGTTCATCACAGTATTATCCGGTATCTAAAATGGGCTTTATCGCGCTATTGCGCCAAACATATATGGATGCCGAATGGTACCAGTCTGCAAATAACAAAGATTATACTGATAACACGCTGGAAGCATGGATTGACCTTCAAAATCTGCCTCAGATTTTTGATGCTCCCGGCTGGTTACAGATCCTCAGAGCTGATCAACTGGGCGATGAGTTTGGCAAGCAATATATCATCCGTGGAAATGGCGATGAATACCAGCGCCTGCAAGCTTTAAAAGCTACCAACGCCACTCTTATCGTTCCGCTAAACTTCCCTGATCCTTATGATGTAAGTGACCCCTATGAAGCACGCTATGTGGACTTCAAAGATATGAAACACTGGGAACTGGCACCCGCTAACCTCGGTATGCTGGCTGCCCAGGGGATTGAATTCTGCATTACTTCCGATGGGCTTAAAGAGAAAAATGACTTCCTGAAAAACCTGCGCAAAGCGGTAGCTTACGGTTTAAGTGAAGAGGACGCACTCAAAGCACTTACATACACTCCTGCCCGACTGATTCATGCTGAGAACCAGCTAGGCAGCCTTAAGGAAGGGGCAGTAGCCAACTTTTTTATCAGCTCGGGAAATATTTTTGAAGATGATGCTGTCATCTATGAAAACTGGATACAGGGCAGAATGTACAAGCAGGCAGATAAAGATGCTCCCGACCTGAGTGGAGTATATACCCTGAACGTCGGCAATGATACTTATAATATGACAGTAAGCGGAAAGCCCGGAAAGCAGGAATTTAAGCTGGTCAATGGTGATACCATTAAAGTAGATGTTACCCTCAGGGGTGACATGATTACCCTCAACTTTGCTCCAGCCCCTGAGAGTGATCAAACCGTACGCCTCTCCGGCTGGATAGATGGAGATGACCTGCAAGGCCGTGGAGAACTGGCTGACGGAAGCTGGGTAGACTGGCAGGCCAGCTATCAGAATGCATTGGAAGATGAGTCAGGAGATGAAAGTGGCGAAGAAGAGGAAAGTATTAACCTGGATGAGCTTACCGCCATCACATATCCTTTTCTGCCATTTGGAAATGAAGAGCTTCCGGAGTCAAAGTCATACCTGATAAAAAATGCTACCGTCTGGACCAATGAGGAAGCAGGCATTATGGAGAATGCCGATGTACTGGTAAGTGATGGTAAAATCGCTGAGGTGGGCGAGAACCTTACTGCCAGCGGAGCGGTGGAGATAGACGGTACCGGCAAGCACCTTACATCAGGTGTCATTGACGAACATACTCACATCGCGGCCAGCAGCATCAATGACGTGGCTACGGTTTCCGCAATGGTACGTATGCAGGATGTGCTGGAATCAAACGACATCAACATCTACCGCCAGCTATCGGGTGGGGTGACTGCCGCCCAGCTTCTGCATGGCTCTGCCAATCCCGTTGGAGGTCAGTCAGCGCTGATCAAGATGCGCTGGGGCGTTTCCCCTCAGGAATTGCTGATTGAGGATGCCGACGGTTTTATCAAGTTTGCGCTGGGTGAAAACGTGAAGCGTTCTTCCAACGAAAACTCAGTACGTTATCCCCAGACCCGTATGGGTGTGGAGCAGGTATTTGAAGATGCTTTCACCCGTGCCAAAGCTTATGACGAAGAATGGAAAGCTTATAATGCGCTCTCTTCACGTGAGAAAGCCAATGCAGTGAAGCCCCGTCGTGACCTGATGCTGGAAACCATGGCCGAAATCCTCAACAGTGAGCGCTTCATTTCCTGCCACTCCTACGTACAGTCGGAGATCAATATGCTCATGAATCTGGCCGAGCGTTTTGACTTCAGAGTCAATACCTTTACCCACATATTGGAAGGCTATAAAGTAGCGGATAAGATGGCTGATCATGGTGCCAACGGCTCTACCTTCTCCGACTGGTGGGCTTATAAGTTTGAGGTACGCTACGCCATCCCATACAATGCAGCCCTGATGAAATTGGCAGGTGTGAATGTAGCCATCAATTCCGATGATGCAGAGATGGCGCGTCGCCTTAATCAGGAAGCGGCCAAATCAGTGAAGTACGGAGATATGTCGGAAGAAGAAGCCTGGAAGATGGTTACCCTTAACCCTGCCAAGATGCTGCACCTGGATGACCGCATGGGTAGTATCAAAGCTGGTAAAGACGCAGACCTTGTACTCTGGTCAGATAATCCGCTGTCCGTTTATTCCCAGGCCGAGAAAACCATGGTAGACGGACGCATCTACTACGATATGGAAGAAGATCAGCAAAAGCGTGAGATGATAGAGAAGGAAAGAGCCAGACTCGTACAGAAGATGCAGGATGCCAAAAAGAACGGGTCATCTACCCGTCCGGCTAGCCGTGAGATGCAACAGCTTTGGCACTGTGATGATATCCACTTCGGGCACCTCGCTCACTAA